A genomic stretch from Argiope bruennichi chromosome 2, qqArgBrue1.1, whole genome shotgun sequence includes:
- the LOC129961782 gene encoding uncharacterized protein LOC129961782, whose amino-acid sequence MAENRNKKKRIAHIGNMANALVTTNLHCDDELAQADCDLVYNIMQSMEKSQNAVSYQQLQENRSKDKEISRTNDSKMKSRKRNNKSPRSSKQLKKNIPEKSFPLMAKCQKSMKYLKKNRCIPKPRAHVGSLQGLLPIPTSNFKSNYNNNSISNNTVNFKDRTMNIKQCSKKSGCSSDLNAKQKKKIPHSPDKSCGEDTFQTESFEKETKGIGDTDSDNEFEKFLQKHHPEKYSASYNNSGTRIARRNIKNTNKTKKKRNKRLKCDTKISKVTSKKLSDFEESAESERECIENNHKAENSCSRQFLPKKFRRIIEHTNSDDSASDTYLNDSGILNYDSSSSARDENLLNKSTDKETVRDAINLDNSGRLSVLPSVPNSNALFELKNALSCNELKFKLKPCSVLLKRDPALDKKAASLQNGNSSLTNMVPFCNLYDDDDCCIISETSTNDFISQESQNIRQSVEQRNPSQRKSAVLSESSISEAFPELDGTQDKSMCTGKLKDSSSCELRTQTDTSSLISNSKSAKNLFEFKSIEKQGNEKVSRSVDTTKKSALDTTKDESSIVNKVTTYSNENINSIECEEKGATSIKSLTRHTSDLSKDETRVSLNSNRPTSTEKEIFNVQILSVKSLNESDVVILSDDDEEKDSKTIPSINVTNENVAEDSDIEIICLDSVIDKKKSVNENAKEVLKNEIHNKVDTSLKENSSCSSVQPMVLDEEDCIILDVVDLPIEKHAVKNADKMQQSSQMNVISDHIIKIEKENSNKGEETISDKKVDTGNTILKILDTIDFNCIKKVLNETTITDTQKVENSESISAIAEDTLCDVNQTSKEDGTVDSFPKKRKQSQNDTSFPSKPTLIDVNVTPVGNSEVNIRSVETSPVNTQEHNFVKNSNVPHKIIKNDSENMQDSPKSNISSSRDCDKSSTFLNSSTDLVVPKLSICEKEIIASDYKTKQDVTFHAGKNQQMLPVYPKMESYESPFDELDIIAAKSIQNLGEHETKTVLPLLDLYRAEYKKFMEIKCTEQNVSAGLKLLEEQQAKKLMVISSSIKNLVKNDGCFHKVNNEFRNNQTEHKSFAKISHVKKDESLDEKKPLESIKPLSNGNYCDIEKDDKVRIFHPSIVEKASEVIKSKTVGPSSSREVYNHLINCVCAECGKHAAFACLGCAKIYYCSEKCGMSSWSKGHYATCRK is encoded by the coding sequence ATggctgaaaacagaaataaaaagaaaagaatagcaCATATAGGAAATATGGCAAATGCTCTGGTAACAACAAATCTGCATTGCGATGATGAACTGGCACAAGCTGATTGCGATCTTGTTTATAACATAATGCAATCTATGGAGAAATCGCAAAACGCTGTGTCATACCAGCAGCTACAAGAAAACCGTTCcaaagataaagaaatttcacgtactaatgattcaaaaatgaaatccCGTAAACGGAATAATAAGTCGCCTAGAAGctccaaacaattaaaaaaaaatattccagaaaaaagCTTTCCCTTAATGGCAAAGTGTCAAAAgagtatgaaatatttgaagaaaaacagGTGTATTCCTAAACCAAGAGCTCATGTTGGTTCTCTTCAAGGGCTCCTGCCAATCccaacatcaaattttaaatctaattataataataacagtATTTCAAACAACACAGTAAACTTTAAAGATCGTACTATGAACATAAAACAGTGCTCCAAAAAAAGTGGTTGTTCTTCTGACTTGAATgctaagcaaaagaaaaaaattccccATTCTCCAGACAAATCCTGTGGCGAAGATACTTTTCAAACAGAAAGCTTTGAAAAAGAAACCAAGGGAATCGGCGATACTGATTCagataatgaatttgaaaagtttcttcaGAAACATCATCCAGAAAAATATTCTGCGTCATATAATAATTCAGGCACCCGAATTGCTCGCCGAAATATCAAAAACACtaataaaacgaagaaaaaaagaaataagcgGTTAAAGTGTGATACAAAGATTTCTAAAGTTACTAGTAAGAAATTGTCCGATTTTGAAGAATCAgctgaaagcgagagggaatgtATTGAAAATAACCATAAAGCTGAAAATTCTTGTAGTCGGCAGTTCCTTCCAAAAAAGTTTCGAAGAATTATTGAACATACTAATAGCGACGATAGTGCATCAGATACTTATTTAAACGATTCCGGCATTTTGAATTACGATTCTTCCAGTTCCGCAAgggatgaaaatttattaaataaatcaacagACAAGGAAACTGTGAGGGATGCTATAAATTTGGACAATTCTGGACGGTTAAGTGTGCTTCCATCGGTACCAAATTCAAATGCTTTATTTGagcttaaaaacgctttgagttgcaatgaactaaaattcaaattgaaaccATGTTCTGTTTTGCTGAAACGAGACCCTGCATTAGATAAAAAAGCGGCTTCATTGCAAAATGGCAATTCGTCATTAACAAATATGGTACCTTTTTGCAAtttatatgatgatgatgattgttGTATCATAAGCGAAACTTCAACAAATGATTTTATCAGCCAAGAATCTCAAAACATTAGGCAATCTGTAGAACAAAGAAATCCTTCTCAAAGGAAATCGGCAGTTCTCTCAGAATCTTCTATTTCGGAAGCATTTCCTGAATTAGATGGCACACAGGATAAATCTATGTGTACTGGAAAGTTAAAAGATAGCAGCTCATGCGAACTTAGAACACAAACTGATACAAGTTCATTGATTTCTAATTCTAAGTCGGCTAAGAATTTATTCGAATTCAAGAGCATAGAAAAGCAGGGCAATGAAAAAGTATCGAGAAGTGTTGATACAACAAAAAAATCTGCACTTGATACTACAAAAGATGAGAGTTCAATTGTAAATAAAGTAACTACTTACTCTaatgaaaacataaattctattGAATGTGAAGAAAAAGGTGCAACCAGTATAAAAAGCTTAACTCGGCATACCTCAGATTTATCGAAAGATGAAACTCGTGTTTCTTTGAACTCTAATAGACCAACATCtacagaaaaggaaatatttaatgttcAGATATTATCTGTGAAATCCTTAAATGAGTCGGATGTTGTTATTTTATCAGATGATGACGAGGAAAAAGATTCAAAAACGATACCTTCTATAAATGTGACAAATGAAAATGTAGCAGAAGATTctgatattgaaattatttgcCTTGATTCagttattgataaaaagaaatctgTAAATGAAAACGCcaaagaagttttgaaaaatgaaatccaCAATAAAGTAGATACTAGTTTAAAGGAGAATTCGAGTTGTTCTTCAGTCCAGCCTATGGTTTTGGATGAGGAAGATTGCATAATTTTAGACGTTGTAGATTTACCAATTGAAAAGCACGCTGTAAAAAATGCAGATAAGATGCAGCAAAGTTCTCAAATGAATGTGATCTCAGATCACATTATTAAGATTGAGAAAGAGAATTCAAATAAAGGTGAAGAaacaatttcagataaaaaagtAGATACAgggaatacaattttaaaaattttggatacTATCGACTTTAattgtataaagaaagtattaaatgAGACTACAATCACTGATACTCAGAAAGTAGAAAATTCAGAGAGTATTTCAGCTATAGCTGAAGATACGTTGTGTGATGTTAATCAAACTTCGAAGGAAGACGGGACAGTTGATTCGTTTCCTAAGAAACGGAAACAAAGCCAAAATGATACAAGTTTTCCTAGTAAACCAACTTTGATTGATGTAAATGTCACGCCTGTTGGTAATTCTGAAGTTAATATTAGAAGTGTAGAAACTTCACCAGTTAACACACAAGaacataattttgttaaaaattctaatgttCCGCATAAGATTATAAAAAACGATTCTGAAAATATGCAAGATTCACCGAAATCGAATATATCCTCAAGTAGAGATTGTGATAAAAGTTCTACCTTTTTAAACTCAAGTACTGATCTCGTTGTGCCAAAATTATCCATCTGTGAGAAAGAAATTATTGCTTCTGATTATAAAACTAAACAAGATGTTACGTTTCATGCAGGAAAAAATCAACAAATGCTTCCTGTTTATCCTAAAATGGAGAGTTACGAAAGTCCGTTTGATGAACTGGATATTATAGCTGCTAAATCCATTCAAAATTTAGGTGAGCATGAAACGAAAACGGTTTTGCCTCTATTAGATCTATATAGAgcagaatataagaaatttatggaaataaaatgtacTGAACAAAATGTCAGTGCAGGcttaaaattattagaagaacAACAAGCCAAAAAATTAATGGTCATTTCTTCATCTATAAAAAATCTTGTGAAGAATGATGGATGTTTCCATAAAGTGaataatgaatttagaaataatcaaacTGAACATAAAAGTTTTGCTAAAATTAGTCATGTAAAGAAAGATGAATCTCTGGATGAAAAAAAACCTTTAGAAAGTATAAAACCGCTTTCAAACGGTAATTACTGTGATATAGAAAAGGATGACAAGGTTAGAATTTTTCACCCGTCTATCGTTGAAAAGGCCTCTGaagttataaaatcaaaaacagtTGGACCATCAAGCAGCCGAGag